ACTGCGACTCCTGCCCCACTTCGGGCACCCACCAATACGATTGGAGGTCGAGACTTCGACGGGTGTACTTCGTGAGCAACGCCTTGAGCGTCAGCGGTCCGCCGAGCCGGTTCTTTCTCAGCTCCAGGTAAGCGTTGCCGAACACCAGGTAATTGAGAGCGAACTCCTTGAACTCGGCCCGCGACAGGAGCTTGTGCGGAATAAACGTCGAGGCCAGGATATTGCGCTTCACGTAGATTGCCGAGCTGTGGTGCGGTGCAGCTCGAAATGAGCGCGCAAGACCTTCCCAGGATATCGGGGGTTCGTACCACTTCGACATCCGCATGCACTCGAGATACGACAGGATCTCCCGCTTATCGAGAACCGCGACAGGGTCACCGAAGGTGAAGGCTTCGACGCCTGGCATCGGTGCCGGCGCAAGCGTCGGTTTGGCTTCGAGCATCTCGGCCCCACGTGCACCGAATCGCGTGTTTCGTTTCTTGCTCACTAGTAAATCTCCATAAAGCTTTGGCCCGCGCCGGTGCTGCCATCGATGCCTTCGTTCGACATTGCGTGCATCGTTGCCCAGGCAATGTCTCCGTGACTGGCTTCTTCCGACCGGTCCGCCTTGAAAGTGATTTGCCCGCCGCCAGCGGTCATCGTCTTGCGAATCGTCATGAACGACTGCGTGATATCGGTGTGGCCGGCGTCGTATTCGAGTCGGCCCTTGCTCATCACGTCATGCGCCTTGAGTACGAGCTGCGTTTTGACGTGGGGCGAATAGGTGAAACCGACCACGCCCGGGAAGAACTTCTGCACGAGCTGGAAGACGGCGTCGCCAATGCCGGTGCGGTCGATGCCGATGAACGTGACGGTGTAGCGCTCGGTCGCCTTCTTGATCGCCGCCGCCTGCGCCTCGTAATCGAGGCCACGGAACGGGATACGCTCAAGAATGCGGAACTTGCCACCGGGCACAGCCGGCGGGGCCAGCACCACGAGTGCTGCGGAGTCCCCCATGCCGCTGGCCCCGTTCGGGTCGTAGCCGAGCCATACCTGGCGATAGCCGAACGGCCGAGCAGCGAACGGCATGAAGTCTTCCCACACCTCCCAGCTGTCGACCATGCAGCCCTGCAGCAGGCCGAATTTGAAGACGGCCAGCATGTCGTCGATGAACTGGCACAGCAGCAGGTTCGCGAAGTCTTCCGGGCCGTACTCGAGCCGCAATTGCTCCAGGTCGAACAGGTTGCAGCCACCGGCGAGCGCATCTTCCACCGTGACGATCTGACGCCACTGCCCGTCGGGTGCCAGCACGCCGCGCGCCAGCGCCTTGTGCGACAGATCCAACTGGATGCGCTGCTCCTTCGGTCTACCCTTGTTGAAGAGGGCACCACTCCAGAATCCATACGCCTCGTGCGCAAGCGTCGACGGCGTGGAGAAATAGGTTTGTCGCCAGTTCTTATGGATCGACATACCCGACGCGACTTTTCGCAGCTCGCGAAACTTCGACGTCCAGAAGTACTCATCGAAGTACAGATTGCCGTGGTAGCTCTGCGCCGTGCGGGCGTTCGTGCCGAGGAAGTACAGATTCGCGCCGCTCATCGGCAGCAGCATTGGTGAACCGCGCAGCTCGACGTCGGCTGCGTCCTTCGCGAACTGCGCAATGTACTGCTGGAAAACGTGAGCCTGCGCCTTACTTGCCGAAAGGAAAATCTGATTTCGCCCGGTGTCGAGCGCATCCATGAGCGCTTCGCGAGCGAAGTACCACGTCGCGCCGATCTGCCGACTCTTCAGGATGTTGCGGATTCGGTGCTTCTGTCCCGACTCATACCAGACGCGTTGGTAGTCGAAGATCGAATCCATGAACGCGTCGCGTAGCTGGCCGAGCTGCTTGTCGCTGATGCTGTTCTTCTCGGGCTTCTTGCGCGGCCCGCTGTTGCGGCTCGCGATCTTCGGGTTCAGATCGACTTCGTTGCCCGTCTGCTGGTACTTGTGTACACGCTGCATGCGCTCGATCTGTCGGCCGAGCAGATCGATTTCTTTAAAGTCCTTCCCCTCTTTGTCCTCCTTGCGCACCAGCTGGATCATTCGCGCCTCGAGCGATAGCTCGACGCGGTCGACCGGCGCGACCTCTTTCCACTTGTACCGTCGGCTCCAGCTGTGCACCGTCGACGGTTTGACGCCGATCTTTTCCGCGATACGCGCAACGCGCCACCCTGCGAAATACAGGTTGCGTGCCTCGATGTGAGGGGCGGTGTCGGTGGCGAGCTGTTGCGTCATGCCGACAAGGTTGCCCACGCGCGCGCGGACGGTCGACGCGCCAGTGTTGTAAGGCTTGGTGACACAACAGCATTGCGTTGCTCCGCGCGCGGCCGACGCCGAATATGGGCCATGTTGAATGCTCACCAGAGGAAAGCCCAACATGTCCAAGAAGTCGAAGTTCTTCGTCGTTGCCACCGAGGGCGACACGACCGACGG
This window of the Pandoraea sputorum genome carries:
- a CDS encoding terminase ATPase subunit family protein, whose protein sequence is MTQQLATDTAPHIEARNLYFAGWRVARIAEKIGVKPSTVHSWSRRYKWKEVAPVDRVELSLEARMIQLVRKEDKEGKDFKEIDLLGRQIERMQRVHKYQQTGNEVDLNPKIASRNSGPRKKPEKNSISDKQLGQLRDAFMDSIFDYQRVWYESGQKHRIRNILKSRQIGATWYFAREALMDALDTGRNQIFLSASKAQAHVFQQYIAQFAKDAADVELRGSPMLLPMSGANLYFLGTNARTAQSYHGNLYFDEYFWTSKFRELRKVASGMSIHKNWRQTYFSTPSTLAHEAYGFWSGALFNKGRPKEQRIQLDLSHKALARGVLAPDGQWRQIVTVEDALAGGCNLFDLEQLRLEYGPEDFANLLLCQFIDDMLAVFKFGLLQGCMVDSWEVWEDFMPFAARPFGYRQVWLGYDPNGASGMGDSAALVVLAPPAVPGGKFRILERIPFRGLDYEAQAAAIKKATERYTVTFIGIDRTGIGDAVFQLVQKFFPGVVGFTYSPHVKTQLVLKAHDVMSKGRLEYDAGHTDITQSFMTIRKTMTAGGGQITFKADRSEEASHGDIAWATMHAMSNEGIDGSTGAGQSFMEIY